The following proteins are co-located in the Streptomyces sp. NBC_00435 genome:
- the ribH gene encoding 6,7-dimethyl-8-ribityllumazine synthase, whose translation MSGKGAPELTVKNCGDLRVAVIAAQWHEKVMDGLVDGALRALHELGIDEPTVLRVPGSFELPVVAKVLAGRGYDAIVALGVVIRGGTPHFDYVCQGVTQGLVQVSIDTGVPVGFGVLTCDNDEQALDRAGLEGSNEDKGHEAVTAAVSTAMTLRTVSEPWR comes from the coding sequence GTGAGCGGCAAGGGCGCACCCGAACTGACCGTGAAGAACTGCGGAGACCTGCGAGTCGCCGTGATCGCGGCCCAGTGGCACGAGAAGGTCATGGACGGCCTGGTGGACGGCGCCCTGCGGGCCCTGCACGAGCTGGGGATCGACGAACCCACCGTGCTGCGCGTCCCGGGCAGCTTCGAGCTCCCGGTCGTGGCGAAGGTACTGGCCGGTCGCGGTTACGATGCCATCGTCGCCCTCGGTGTGGTCATCCGCGGCGGCACCCCGCACTTCGACTACGTCTGCCAGGGCGTCACCCAGGGCCTGGTGCAGGTGTCGATCGACACCGGAGTCCCCGTCGGCTTCGGCGTACTGACCTGCGACAACGACGAGCAGGCGCTGGACCGCGCCGGACTCGAGGGGTCGAACGAGGACAAGGGGCACGAAGCGGTCACCGCCGCCGTCTCCACCGCCATGACGCTGCGGACAGTCAGCGAACCCTGGCGCTAG